The window AAGAATAACATCGCGATCAGGTAGAACCGCACGGAAAAGCGAATGCGTGCATCGCCGCGCGGCGGATTGCCGGACTCGAACGGCTCAGCTTTCACCGGGTTGCTCGACTTGGGCCCTAGCTTCCAGGCGAGGAAGAGCAACGCCAAAACGATGATCCCCGCAATCGCGAAGAGCACCAGCAACGGAAAATAGGGGCTGTGCATATCGGCTGATAAAAAAAACCGTACCGCCCAAATGAGAGGTACGGAAAGATGTCCGGCAACTCTTTAGTTTTTATGGGGAAATTGTCGGGCTGTCAAGGTAAAGTCGGTGCCGGCACCGCGTTTAGCGTTTGGAGTCTAGCGTCTGGCGTTGATCGGAACTTAGACTCCAGACGCTAGACCCTAGACGCTTTTAGCCGCGCGGATAAAGCGCATCCATCATCAACTTCTTATGTTGGCCCGGCGTGCCGAGGTATTGATAGAGCGTGTGCGCCAGCACGCTGTGCGCCATCATCGGGTGGCTGTAGTCGGTGCCCGGGCCGGCCCAAACCATGTGCGCGTAGTTGGTACCGTGGTAATAGCCGTCGCTCGCCGTCGCTTTGGCTTCGTGCGCCGCGGCCTTGGCGTCCATGCCGCTTTCAATGCGCCAGATCGCCTCGTAAGTCGCCCAGCGCGCGGTGTCCATGCAAATCGAGATATCGACGCAGTGGTCCTGCACCCGTTGGAAGCGGCCGATGGGCTGGCCGAAGACGACGCGGGTGCGCGTGTATTCGCAGGTGATGTCGAAAACTTCCTGGGTCGCGCCGACTTGATAGGCGGCGAGGATCGGCAGCGTCTTCGTCAGTGCCGCATCGAGCGTCGCCCAACTGCCGCCGCTGGTGCCGATGAAATTATCGGCGCTGACCGCGACGTTATCGAAGTTGACCTCAAAGGCAGAAATTAGAAAACCCACCAGCGGTTTCACCGTCACGCCCGGCCGCTTGGCGTCGACGAGAACAAACACTAATTTGCCCTCTTCGGTGCGCGCCGCGCACAAAAAGTGGGTCGCCGCATCGGCATCGAAAACAAAGCGCTTGTGACCTTTGACGAGATAGCCGGCGGGAGTTTTCGTCAGCCGGGTCTCCACCGACTCCGGTCCCCAATAGGCGGCCTTGTCGGTGATCGCCGGCACGACGATCGTCGTGCCTTTGCAGAGCGCCGGCAGCAGCGCCTTGCGCTGCGCGTCGTTGCTAGCTTCATAAATAATCTGCGCGCTGAGAATTCCGGAAGTAAACAGCGGTCCCGGCACCGGCCCGTGGCCCAGTGCTTCAAATACCACCGCGCAGTCCATGGTCGACAACCCGGCGCCACCGACATCTTCCGGCAGCATCATGCCAAGCCAGCCCAGCTCGGCGGCCTTCTTGATGATCTCCGGGCGATAAACCGCTTTGTTCAAAAACCATTGAGTCATCTGATGCGCCGGCACTTCGGCCTTGACAAAATCCGACGCCACTTTTTGCAGCATCTCTTGGTCTTCAGTAAGTCCTAAATCCATATGAGTCTCCTAATGCTTCCGTCTCCAAGCGGGCGCGATGAATCGCGCGCCTACTATTGCCTGTTGCCTCGTGCCTAATCCGTTTCCGGCGCCTTCTCGACGGTCGGCCGGCCGAGGCCCAAACGCCGTGCGAAGATAACGCGGTCGGTGTCGAGTGTGCCGCCGCCATGCAGTTGGCCGGGGCCGGTGCGCACGGCGTATTCGAAATCGATTACTTCGTGGACCGACAAGTCTTGCACCAGCGCGTCGCTGCCCATGATCGCCTGCAAGCGCTCGCCATTGCGCAGCCGCATCATGCGCTGGAAGTAGCGCTGCTGTGGGCCGCCGTAGGGATGCGGCTTCTTGGCGAAGCGGCGCCAGTAAATCAGTTGATTGAAGCGGCGCAGCGTGTTCAGCTCGATAAACATATCCGCCATCGCGTCGCGCACGCGCGGATCTTCGATAATCGGCTTGCCGTCGACGTGGGTATTGCGGCAGTATTCGACCACCCGCTCGAATAACGGATCGGCCGCGATGCGGCCGTCGCCGCCATGCTCCAGCTCCATGTGGGTGCTGGCAACTTTCCAGCCGTTGTTCTCGCCGCCGATCAGATACTTCGCCGGCACCCGCACGTTGTCGAAGAACACCGCGTTCTTGATGCCCATCATCAAATTCATGTGCTGGATGGTGATGCCCGGCAGGTTCGCCGGAATGTGCAACCAGCCCAGATTCTCGTGGCGCTTGCCCTGCGGATTGGTGCAGACCAGGGTCCAGAGATAATCGGGCGGCAGATGGTGCCCGACCATGACCTTTTGACCGTTGACAACGTAGTGGTCGCCGTCGCGAATCGCTTTGGTCTGGCAGTTGGCGATGTCGCTGCCGCCATGGGGTTCGGTCAGCACCTGCCAAACGCAGATCTCCGCGCGCGAGATCGGACCAAGAAATTCGGCTTTCTGTTCTTCGCTGCCCCAGCGAATCAACACCGGCGAGACGATGCGCGCCAACGTGTAGAAGACATGCGACAGGTTCAGGCCGTACTTGAACAGCTCGGTCTCCAAAACGATCTGGTGATCGACGGACAGGTCGGCGCCGCCGTATTTCTTGGGAAACGTTGGAAACAGCCAGCCCTTGGCGCCAAGTTTTTGCGCCAGACCGCGGCGAAATTTGTACTCTTGATCGTCTTCGCGAGTCGACCAAGAGGCCGACCAGCGCAAGTGCTCGAAGCCTTTAAATTCATTGGCCAGCCAAGTGCTGACCTCCGTACGAAACTCCAGTACCTGGGGTGGATCTGCGGAAACGGTGAAATCCATAGCTCGCTCCTTTCAGTCGTTCGCGGTTTCGAGTTTGGAGTTTCGTGTTACGGGTTCTCAACCCGAAACACGAAACCCGGAACCCAAAACGAATTCATACTACTCCACTCGCTCTTAGTTCTTTAACTGCGTGCGCATCATAGCCGATCTTGGCCAGCACCTCTGCAGTGTTTTCGCCCAAGAGTGGTGCCGGACGAAAAAATTTCGGCGGCGTGCCCGACAAGTTGATCGGGCTGCCGACCAAATTGCTGGTGCCCATCTTCGGATGAGTGATCTGCTTGGGAATACCCAAATGTTTGATCTGCGGATTGTCGAACACTTCGCGGATGGTGTTGATCGGCGCGTTGGGAATCTCGTTGGTATCGAGCCGCGGCAGCCAGTAGTCGCGCTTTTTCTTGGCAAACGCCGCGCGCAGCATTTTGACTATTTCATTGTGGTGGTCGGTGCGCTGCTTGCGCGTCTCGAAGCGC is drawn from Deltaproteobacteria bacterium and contains these coding sequences:
- a CDS encoding NADH-quinone oxidoreductase subunit A, translating into MHSPYFPLLVLFAIAGIIVLALLFLAWKLGPKSSNPVKAEPFESGNPPRGDARIRFSVRFYLIAMLFLIFDLEVVFLYPWAIYFRQLGMFGLIQMGIFLIILTVGYIYVWKKGALEWD
- a CDS encoding acyl-CoA dehydrogenase, which produces MDLGLTEDQEMLQKVASDFVKAEVPAHQMTQWFLNKAVYRPEIIKKAAELGWLGMMLPEDVGGAGLSTMDCAVVFEALGHGPVPGPLFTSGILSAQIIYEASNDAQRKALLPALCKGTTIVVPAITDKAAYWGPESVETRLTKTPAGYLVKGHKRFVFDADAATHFLCAARTEEGKLVFVLVDAKRPGVTVKPLVGFLISAFEVNFDNVAVSADNFIGTSGGSWATLDAALTKTLPILAAYQVGATQEVFDITCEYTRTRVVFGQPIGRFQRVQDHCVDISICMDTARWATYEAIWRIESGMDAKAAAHEAKATASDGYYHGTNYAHMVWAGPGTDYSHPMMAHSVLAHTLYQYLGTPGQHKKLMMDALYPRG